In the genome of Victivallis lenta, one region contains:
- a CDS encoding ABC transporter ATP-binding protein — MAEQRESIVRAVGLTKVFRDFWGRPKAKAVNDISFTIEPGEVIGLLGPNGSGKSTTVKMLLGLLYPTGGILNVLGRSPRAVETKREIGYLPEESYLYKYLTAEETLDFFGSLFNLSRADRKKRIDQLLDMVGMAHARRRRVGEYSKGMARRIGLAQAMINDPEFLILDEPTSGLDPLGCKEVKDLILTLKARGKTVLITSHLLSDIEDVCDRVIILYGGKVRAMGGLGELLTVSDENRIVTPALPQAAMNEVLKILRENLHGEEFTVDHPRRTLEEFFLDVITKAKSDNIETAGVSGGGKIAEYLSKGDEKSAVLESLVQEIKPPPPREPAEPLPEQKGETVDRKLEQLTEEPKSAAPEPETPQAKPDEKLKEADAKLNDILGNRK; from the coding sequence ATGGCTGAACAGCGCGAATCAATCGTGAGGGCCGTAGGGCTTACCAAAGTGTTCCGGGATTTCTGGGGCCGCCCGAAGGCGAAGGCGGTGAATGACATCTCGTTCACCATCGAACCCGGAGAGGTGATCGGGCTTCTGGGGCCGAACGGCTCCGGCAAGTCGACCACGGTCAAGATGCTGCTGGGCCTGCTCTATCCGACCGGCGGCATTCTGAACGTGCTCGGCCGCTCTCCCCGCGCGGTGGAGACCAAGCGGGAGATCGGCTATCTGCCGGAGGAGTCGTATTTGTACAAATACCTGACCGCCGAGGAGACGCTCGACTTTTTCGGGTCGCTCTTCAACCTGTCGCGCGCCGATCGCAAAAAGCGGATCGATCAGCTGCTCGACATGGTCGGGATGGCGCATGCCCGCCGCCGCCGCGTCGGCGAGTACTCGAAGGGCATGGCGCGCCGGATCGGCCTGGCGCAGGCGATGATCAACGACCCCGAATTCCTGATTCTCGACGAACCGACCTCCGGGCTTGACCCGCTCGGCTGCAAGGAGGTCAAGGACCTGATTCTGACGCTGAAGGCGCGCGGCAAGACCGTGTTGATCACGAGTCATCTCCTGAGCGATATCGAAGATGTCTGCGACCGGGTCATCATTCTCTACGGGGGCAAGGTGCGTGCGATGGGCGGCCTCGGAGAACTGCTGACGGTTTCCGACGAAAACCGTATCGTGACTCCGGCCCTGCCGCAGGCCGCGATGAATGAGGTCCTGAAGATTCTGCGTGAAAACCTGCATGGCGAAGAGTTCACGGTCGACCATCCGCGCCGTACGCTGGAGGAGTTCTTCCTCGACGTGATCACGAAGGCGAAGTCCGACAATATCGAGACTGCCGGTGTTTCCGGCGGCGGCAAGATTGCCGAGTATCTGTCGAAGGGCGATGAGAAGTCCGCCGTGCTCGAGTCGCTGGTGCAGGAGATCAAACCGCCGCCGCCGCGCGAGCCGGCTGAGCCGCTTCCGGAACAGAAGGGGGAGACGGTGGACCGGAAGCTCGAACAGCTGACGGAGGAGCCGAAATCGGCTGCGCCGGAACCGGAAACTCCGCAGGCAAAGCCGGATGAAAAGCTCAAAGAGGCTGATGCCAAGCTCAACGATATTCTGGGAAACCGTAAATGA
- a CDS encoding hemolysin family protein: MEEWFLFFGSIAVAMVLSHVCSLMEAALLSITPSQLAELRQKNPRIGQVCQSLKHDIDKPIAVILIVNTAAHTIGAAVAGGAVSATIGSKYMGLFSLAFTLLMVQYTEILPKTLGVRFNQKVLKYAARPLQVAIWIMLPLIRLTHFINRPFERRRPERPSTADEISALAALARSSQVISTRQERIIRAVPRLSSQTASRVMLPVDNISFLSSDQTVSDAISATGTDFHTRYPVCEEWNRNKVLGYVNFKELVATQRAHPGSQNLTDILRPIAFAEPDDTASELLERFASQHCHMTIVRDPADGRTLGLVTLEDIVEELLGDLDDEFDPLPRTFYSPSEFFWVVGGGVPMTLLTRDTHLDLPRRAEPVAVWFARMLKRPPKVGDVIRHGNAEFYVRKIRRGQVWEFNLKRIKFEG; the protein is encoded by the coding sequence TTGGAGGAATGGTTTCTATTTTTCGGGTCCATCGCGGTGGCGATGGTCCTGTCGCATGTCTGTTCACTGATGGAGGCGGCGCTTCTGAGCATCACGCCGAGCCAGCTGGCCGAGCTGCGCCAGAAGAATCCGCGGATCGGGCAGGTCTGCCAGTCGCTGAAACACGATATCGATAAGCCGATTGCTGTGATTCTGATCGTCAACACGGCGGCGCATACGATCGGCGCCGCCGTTGCGGGCGGAGCCGTCAGTGCGACAATCGGCTCGAAATATATGGGGCTCTTCTCGCTTGCGTTCACGCTGCTGATGGTGCAGTATACGGAAATTCTGCCGAAAACGCTCGGGGTGCGGTTCAATCAGAAAGTTCTGAAATATGCCGCCCGCCCGCTGCAGGTGGCGATCTGGATCATGCTGCCGCTGATCCGGCTGACGCATTTCATCAACCGGCCGTTCGAGCGGCGCCGGCCGGAGAGGCCGAGCACGGCCGACGAGATTTCGGCGCTGGCGGCGCTGGCGCGCAGCTCGCAGGTCATCTCGACCCGGCAGGAACGAATCATCCGGGCGGTGCCGCGCCTTTCGTCACAGACGGCGTCGAGGGTCATGCTGCCGGTCGACAACATCTCGTTCCTGAGCTCGGACCAGACGGTGTCCGATGCGATCAGCGCGACCGGGACCGACTTTCACACCCGGTATCCGGTCTGCGAGGAGTGGAACAGAAACAAGGTGCTCGGATATGTGAATTTCAAGGAGCTTGTGGCGACGCAGCGGGCGCATCCGGGTTCGCAGAACCTGACAGATATTCTGCGTCCGATCGCATTTGCCGAGCCGGACGATACGGCGTCTGAGCTGCTTGAGCGTTTTGCGAGCCAGCACTGCCACATGACCATTGTGCGCGATCCGGCGGACGGCCGGACGCTCGGGCTGGTGACGCTGGAGGATATCGTCGAGGAGTTGCTCGGCGATCTGGACGACGAATTCGATCCGCTGCCGAGGACGTTTTATTCGCCGAGCGAGTTTTTCTGGGTGGTCGGCGGCGGTGTGCCGATGACGCTGCTGACCCGCGACACGCACCTCGACCTGCCGCGTCGCGCGGAGCCGGTCGCCGTCTGGTTCGCGCGGATGCTGAAGCGTCCGCCGAAAGTCGGTGATGTGATCCGGCACGGGAACGCCGAATTCTACGTGCGTAAAATCCGGCGCGGACAGGTGTGGGAGTTTAATTTGAAACGGATCAAGTTTGAAGGATAA
- a CDS encoding pseudouridine synthase: protein MTGSEERLVKFLSAAGVASRRAAGDLVKAGRIAVNGRTIREPGFRILPADTVTLDGRPVEPAGRFHYIMLNKPRGYVCTNADPHAPRKAVDLIRLDPPVRLFSAGRLDKESEGMILFSNDGDYVARLTHPRYEIRKTYLVRVTREFTEPELTRIRTGITDGGEHLRVISIAPAGNCLYRIVLNEGKKREIRRLTAAVGAPTLELRRIRIGGLALGDLPQGAFRELTPEEVALTLEAHS from the coding sequence ATGACCGGTTCCGAAGAACGACTTGTTAAATTTCTCAGTGCGGCGGGAGTTGCCTCGCGCCGCGCCGCCGGCGATCTCGTCAAAGCCGGACGCATCGCCGTGAACGGCCGGACCATCCGCGAGCCCGGATTCCGCATCCTGCCCGCCGACACCGTCACGCTCGACGGCCGCCCGGTCGAACCGGCCGGCCGCTTTCACTACATCATGCTCAACAAGCCGCGCGGCTATGTCTGCACGAATGCAGACCCGCACGCGCCGCGAAAAGCCGTCGACCTTATCCGGCTCGATCCGCCGGTCCGGCTCTTCTCGGCCGGGCGGCTCGACAAGGAGAGCGAAGGAATGATCCTCTTCTCCAACGACGGGGATTACGTCGCCAGACTCACCCATCCACGGTACGAAATCCGGAAAACCTATCTTGTGCGGGTCACCCGGGAATTCACGGAACCGGAACTCACCCGCATCCGCACCGGAATCACCGATGGCGGCGAACACCTGCGGGTCATCTCAATCGCGCCGGCCGGAAACTGTCTCTACCGGATCGTTCTGAACGAAGGGAAAAAACGGGAAATCCGCCGCCTCACCGCCGCAGTCGGCGCTCCGACGCTCGAACTGCGCCGCATCCGGATCGGCGGGCTCGCCCTCGGCGACCTGCCGCAGGGAGCTTTCCGGGAACTGACACCGGAAGAGGTCGCCCTGACGCTCGAAGCTCACTCCTGA
- the rsmI gene encoding 16S rRNA (cytidine(1402)-2'-O)-methyltransferase yields MSTEGKLYLVSTPIGNLEDITLRALSVLKSVDLIAAEDTRHTRQLLSHFDIHTRLVSFHAFNEHRKAEGLIGQILGGLKVASVSDAGTPSVADPGFYLVREAVRNGIVPEVIPGVSAVTFAVTASALPVDKFAFLGFPPVKSGRRRKFFEAIREENKTVFFFESPHRIAKTLPELAEIVGPEAQIAIVREATKLHEEVLRGTAAELAELADKRDWRGEFVIGVYPVGASADDGDAEE; encoded by the coding sequence ATGAGTACGGAAGGAAAACTTTATCTGGTCAGCACGCCGATCGGCAATCTGGAGGACATCACGCTACGGGCGCTTTCGGTCCTGAAGAGCGTCGATCTGATCGCAGCCGAGGATACCCGCCACACCCGGCAGCTGCTGAGCCATTTCGACATTCACACCAGGCTCGTCAGCTTCCACGCCTTCAACGAACACCGCAAGGCTGAGGGGTTGATCGGGCAGATTCTCGGGGGGCTCAAGGTCGCGTCGGTTTCGGATGCCGGAACACCGTCGGTGGCGGACCCCGGCTTCTATCTCGTGCGCGAGGCGGTTCGCAACGGCATTGTTCCGGAGGTGATTCCCGGGGTGTCGGCCGTGACGTTCGCTGTGACGGCGTCGGCGCTGCCGGTGGACAAATTCGCGTTTCTCGGTTTCCCTCCGGTCAAATCCGGTCGGCGTCGCAAGTTCTTCGAAGCGATCCGGGAGGAGAATAAGACGGTGTTCTTTTTCGAATCTCCACACCGCATAGCAAAGACGCTGCCGGAACTGGCGGAGATCGTCGGACCGGAGGCGCAAATTGCGATCGTCCGTGAGGCGACCAAACTGCACGAAGAGGTGTTGCGCGGCACGGCTGCGGAACTGGCGGAACTGGCGGATAAGCGCGATTGGCGCGGTGAGTTCGTGATCGGCGTCTACCCGGTTGGCGCATCGGCGGATGACGGCGACGCGGAAGAGTGA
- a CDS encoding ABC transporter permease has translation MKSYWAIVKLTFRNALRSHIFQLLLLLLLLAVIVIPTTVSGDGTAGGFIRVSLLYSLSTVSFILALSSVWLGCHAMTQDIDNYQLHMVVTKPVSRIKIWLAKWTGVYLVHLILLLAATMAIYFIILYKYNQQDFPQSEREKIRNEVMVGRRVFWPEKTDYEAASRELVKERINRLRARGQEVDSSPSTQEAMLKEARRDVVTSDSELEFDRPKEYQFKGLPADLDKPLFLRYRPYVGKVASEGQRMTRSMWIAGIPRVAEKKPAANVFEQEQKERYEYYPQPLSEFPEQVMSGEFHEKVLPASWKVIAPDQTVRFIYVNADDMQEKQYFQPIDGPKLLVEVSGFFENYMRSVAIVALELLILCGLGCAFGGILTLPTAIFVAVSYLMFGSFAVYMTNLSYVAGTADHIGQFIAKVLLLVVIPVQAFEVSGLVANGEIVELAYFWMLFKSYFIYRALPLFLLGMILYRRRELGLVIRK, from the coding sequence ATGAAGTCATATTGGGCAATCGTAAAACTGACCTTCCGGAATGCCCTGAGGTCGCATATTTTTCAGCTGCTTCTGCTGTTGCTGCTGCTGGCGGTGATCGTCATTCCGACGACCGTCTCCGGTGACGGGACGGCCGGCGGCTTCATCCGGGTTTCGCTGCTTTACAGCCTGTCGACGGTCAGCTTCATTCTGGCGCTGTCGTCGGTCTGGCTCGGATGCCATGCGATGACACAGGACATCGATAATTATCAGCTGCACATGGTGGTGACGAAACCGGTGTCGCGGATCAAAATCTGGCTTGCGAAATGGACGGGGGTTTATCTCGTCCACCTGATTCTGCTGCTGGCGGCCACGATGGCGATTTACTTCATCATCCTGTACAAGTACAACCAGCAGGATTTCCCGCAGAGCGAGCGGGAGAAGATCCGGAACGAGGTCATGGTGGGCCGCCGGGTGTTCTGGCCGGAAAAGACCGATTACGAAGCGGCCAGCCGCGAGCTGGTGAAGGAGAGAATCAACCGGCTGCGGGCGCGCGGGCAGGAGGTCGATTCGTCTCCGTCGACGCAGGAGGCGATGCTGAAGGAGGCGCGGCGCGATGTGGTGACGAGCGACTCCGAACTGGAGTTCGACCGTCCGAAGGAGTATCAATTCAAGGGACTGCCGGCCGATCTCGACAAGCCGCTTTTCCTGCGCTATCGTCCGTATGTCGGCAAGGTGGCTTCCGAGGGACAGCGCATGACGCGCTCGATGTGGATTGCCGGCATTCCGAGAGTGGCGGAGAAGAAACCCGCCGCCAACGTTTTCGAGCAGGAGCAGAAGGAGCGGTACGAATATTATCCGCAGCCGCTGTCGGAGTTCCCCGAGCAGGTCATGTCCGGCGAGTTTCACGAGAAGGTGCTGCCGGCGAGCTGGAAAGTGATCGCTCCGGATCAGACGGTCCGGTTCATCTACGTCAATGCGGACGATATGCAGGAAAAGCAGTATTTCCAGCCGATCGACGGCCCGAAGCTGCTGGTGGAGGTCTCCGGGTTCTTCGAGAATTATATGCGTTCGGTGGCAATCGTCGCGCTTGAACTGCTGATTCTCTGCGGGCTCGGCTGCGCCTTCGGCGGCATCCTGACGCTGCCGACCGCGATTTTCGTGGCGGTCAGTTATCTGATGTTCGGCAGCTTCGCCGTTTATATGACGAATCTGAGTTACGTCGCCGGGACGGCGGACCATATCGGGCAGTTTATCGCCAAGGTTCTGCTGCTGGTGGTGATTCCGGTTCAGGCGTTCGAGGTCTCCGGGCTGGTCGCCAACGGCGAGATCGTCGAACTGGCTTATTTCTGGATGTTGTTCAAAAGCTATTTCATTTATCGGGCGCTTCCGTTGTTCCTGCTCGGCATGATTCTTTATCGGCGGCGCGAACTTGGATTGGTGATACGCAAATGA